Part of the candidate division KSB1 bacterium genome, GATCCGAGAATCGCGCTTTCATTCATCGAACTTGCGACTGACAGACAGGCCGAACAATACTATGAAAAAGCAAGTAATTTGTACTACTGGGGGATTTCACAGAATAGTTTAGAAAATTTTAAAAAAGACTTCGAAAAAGAGGTCGAAAGAATCTCCCCGATTCTCAAAAAGACAGAATACGAGGATTGGAAAAGTGATCTAAAAAAAGGATGGCCAGGGCTGCCGGCGAAAATCAAAACATTTTGGCTTGAAAAGGATCCGGATCCGACAACTGTCTTAAACGAAAGGCTCATAGAACACTGGGAGCGAATTGCTTACGCGCGCAAAAACTTTAAAAAGAACAAAAATACAATCTATGATACCGACGACCGGGGGTTAATTTATGTTAAATATGGAGAGCCGGAGAACAAACGCGAAGTCATCCTAGGTGATAACTCCGCAGAAATTTATAATGTTGCCTGGGAGTATAATATCTCTCCCCGAGAAAAGGGAGAATTTAGAGTAGCGATTGAGAACTATCTAAATTATCCGGATTGTGAAGTGTGGGCTTATCGTTTATTGAATTTACAGGAACCGATTATTTACCTGTTTGGGAGAGATGAAGGGAATGGTCCTTTCGGTTTGAGAACCAGCATTGAAGAATTCATTCCGGAACGTGCCTTTAGGGGAACGAACCGATGGGGAGTGGTTCCTGGCGCAGTCCTTCAATTGCTTTATTATAGCGAGCTCAGTTCTTTCGATATGTCTTTTTCGAGCCGGGTCAATGAACTTGATGAGAATCTGGCTCTCGCTACAAGACCATTCAAATCGAGCGCATTTTCCAATCGCAGTATCGCTAAGGGCCTGCATATTAAATTCAGGGTGGTAGATGCAGATAGTCCTGCAAAAAGAAACGCGCCAAAGGAGCAGTTCGACCCTGAGAAATATATTACATCCATCCCCTTGGTTTCGAATCGAACACGTTTTTTGGATAAAAGAAACAAGCCAATTCTGGTATTTATGGCTTTCGCATTTCCTCCTCAAGCCGTTAAAACCGACCCGTTGAAAATAATGCAAAGCGATGCCCTGCCGGATTATAAATTAAGTTTCAGTCTGCAATTGCGGGACGCTGATATGAAAATAACAGATCAAGTTTTCGCTCAGCCGATTGCTGACTTCGATAACACCGGTTTCTTCAAGATACCGCATAACGACACCCAGGTACATTACACACTTGCTGCGGTGGCATCCGGTTCTGAGGACGACAGCCTGACGCAAAATCTCCCAAAAGTTGGGAAAGTATTCTTCGAAAAAATTGACCTGCTAAATTCCGATCCGGAAAAGCTCGAAGTCAGCGATCTCGTGATTGGAGTCGAACCGTCCAATTTGCCCAATGCCGAGATGCTGCCCTTCCCGGTTGTCCAAACCGACAAAATCTGGCAGGGAGATGTGCTTCAAGTCTATTTGGAAGTTTATCATTTAAAAATTGATGAAAAAGGTTTTGGACACTTTAAACTGGACAGCAGGATTATCAGACTGAAGAAAAAAGGGAAGAAATTTGAACGTCGGGAACTGGTGGCCACTTCATTTGAATTCAACTCAACCGGCAGCACCGTGAAGGAAGATTTCAGAATTTCTATGGCTAATTATAATCCGGGTAATTATGAATTGGAAGTCGAAATTTCGGATAAGATTTCTGGGGAAAAGAAGAAAAGAGTAGCAGCATTTGAGATTAAAGAAAAAATCACAAGTTCGATGAAGTAGAGAAATAAAATGTTGGAATTAGTACTTTGGCGTGAGATATTAAATAGGGATACCAATTGGCAAACATAAGTTTGCAGTGCTGACAGCAGATTCAGTTTTGATAGATACATTATTGGTTGTTTCAGGCGAAATGTATCTAAACGTTGATACAGAAACCGGTAAGATTTTAATTCGGTAACTCACCGCGTCAAAGCCGGGGCATGCAGCACAAAGCCGCTCTTTTCCATCCGGTAGTGCTTCCGTAAATTAATCAAATTGGCCGGCATAACCGCAGTAAAACCAAACCGGCGGCGGATTTCATCCATCGCTGATTCCAGATCTTCACTGCGAGTGCGTTCATGAAACAGCTCGCCCTGCCAGTTTTTGCATTTAATTTTCGAAACCGCCAACCCCACGCGGTGCACCCGCAGCCGTCGAAAAGGAGTCTCCTGCAAAAGGGTCTCGACCATCCCGTGAATAATTCCGGTGCTGTCGGTTAGTTGCGACAGACTGCGTGCTTTTTTAAAACGCCGGTTGCCGGAATAATCGATTTTAATTGAAACGGTCTGTCCCACCAGTTCCTCTTCACGCATTTTTTTACCGATGCGTTCGGTGAGATAGCGCAGCACTTCATGCACCAGATCGAAGTCGCTCACATCTTCTTCAAAACCGGTTTCTCTGCTAATCTGTTTTGGAATCTTGCGCTGATTTACTTCGCGGGAGTCAATACCGTTGGCAAACTCCCAGAACTTTTCGCCGTTGGCGCCAAACAGTTGAATGAGCAGCAGCTTCGGAATCGCAGCCAGCTGGCCGATTTGAAAAATGCCTAACTGATGTAGCCGCTCTCTCGCCACCCGTCCGATGCCCGGCAGCTCTTCAACCGGCAAAGGATGTAGAAAGTCGAGTTCTTTGCCGGGCGCCACGCTGGAAACACCATTTGGTTTGTTTTGGCCCGAAGCGATCCGGGCAATGAATTTCGAAGTGCCAATCCCGCATGAAACTGTAATTTTAACGGCCCGGTAAACCCGCGCTTGAATTTCCCGCGCGATGTCTTCGCAAGAACGCTTATGAAGTTTTAAGGTACCGGTTAAATCCAAATAAGCGTCATCCAGCGAAGTCATTTCGATGGCAGGCGTAAACTGGTAGTAGATATCTTGCATGGCCCGGGAGACGGCCTGGTAGTGTTCAAAATTACCTTTGAGAAATGTGGCGTGCGGTACCAGGCGTTTCGCCTGGCCTAAAGGCATACCGGTGTGTACCCCGAGTTTGCGGGCTTCGTAGCTGGCGGTGTGCACCACCCCGCGCTGGTCCGCCGTCCCGCCGACGATGACCGGTTTGTTGCGCAGCGACGGCGCAAACCCTTGTTCCACCGATGCGAAGAAGGCGTCGGC contains:
- a CDS encoding GWxTD domain-containing protein: MRETVLTALIIFFSLSSLTSSLSIAQSKFGNYHERGKDKLASGDWQTALEIWFEGKQHLEERGESDPRIALSFIELATDRQAEQYYEKASNLYYWGISQNSLENFKKDFEKEVERISPILKKTEYEDWKSDLKKGWPGLPAKIKTFWLEKDPDPTTVLNERLIEHWERIAYARKNFKKNKNTIYDTDDRGLIYVKYGEPENKREVILGDNSAEIYNVAWEYNISPREKGEFRVAIENYLNYPDCEVWAYRLLNLQEPIIYLFGRDEGNGPFGLRTSIEEFIPERAFRGTNRWGVVPGAVLQLLYYSELSSFDMSFSSRVNELDENLALATRPFKSSAFSNRSIAKGLHIKFRVVDADSPAKRNAPKEQFDPEKYITSIPLVSNRTRFLDKRNKPILVFMAFAFPPQAVKTDPLKIMQSDALPDYKLSFSLQLRDADMKITDQVFAQPIADFDNTGFFKIPHNDTQVHYTLAAVASGSEDDSLTQNLPKVGKVFFEKIDLLNSDPEKLEVSDLVIGVEPSNLPNAEMLPFPVVQTDKIWQGDVLQVYLEVYHLKIDEKGFGHFKLDSRIIRLKKKGKKFERRELVATSFEFNSTGSTVKEDFRISMANYNPGNYELEVEISDKISGEKKKRVAAFEIKEKITSSMK
- the dinB gene encoding DNA polymerase IV; the encoded protein is MSLLQSETRNSQLSTRNPGPETSNSKLILHIDADAFFASVEQGFAPSLRNKPVIVGGTADQRGVVHTASYEARKLGVHTGMPLGQAKRLVPHATFLKGNFEHYQAVSRAMQDIYYQFTPAIEMTSLDDAYLDLTGTLKLHKRSCEDIAREIQARVYRAVKITVSCGIGTSKFIARIASGQNKPNGVSSVAPGKELDFLHPLPVEELPGIGRVARERLHQLGIFQIGQLAAIPKLLLIQLFGANGEKFWEFANGIDSREVNQRKIPKQISRETGFEEDVSDFDLVHEVLRYLTERIGKKMREEELVGQTVSIKIDYSGNRRFKKARSLSQLTDSTGIIHGMVETLLQETPFRRLRVHRVGLAVSKIKCKNWQGELFHERTRSEDLESAMDEIRRRFGFTAVMPANLINLRKHYRMEKSGFVLHAPALTR